One bacterium DNA segment encodes these proteins:
- a CDS encoding glucan biosynthesis protein G — protein sequence MIRVEDALALSRPCGGRQIALVLLLGLALLGIATPRAAAAFGFEDVTAKAQALAKASYQEPPQVPGWLRDLTYDQWRDIRFRRERALWKDQKLPFQVQFFHPGLYYDRPVAINVVSDGGVKPVAFSPNDFDYGRNEFASRVPQNLGYAGFRVHAPIKKPNYYDEVIVFLGASYFRAVGKNEVFGMSARALAVDTALSSGEEFPYFREFWLVTPKPKDTKLTIYALLDSPSIAGAYQFVVDPGDPTTVAVAARLFPRRKIEKLGIAPLTTMFFVGENSQRTYEDFRPEVHDSDGLLINFNSGEWLWRPLDNPRTLQVSSFRTAHPLGFGLLQRDRNFDHYQDLETRPELRPSTWVAPQGDWGQGSVELVEIPTKADINDNVVAFWVPSKPPEPGQMGSYAYTLYWYTDLPSISPSGRVVATRRDRGTADNAYRFVIDFAGKKLESLPEDTVLRGVVTIASGDDTAELLDQQVVKNPVTGGWRLTFQIRPLKSDPVELRAFLDQGGNSLTETWSDVIHP from the coding sequence ATGATCCGCGTCGAGGACGCCCTCGCCCTTAGCCGCCCGTGCGGCGGGCGGCAAATCGCGCTCGTCCTGCTCCTGGGCCTCGCCCTGCTCGGGATCGCCACGCCGCGCGCCGCCGCGGCGTTCGGGTTCGAGGATGTGACGGCGAAGGCGCAGGCGCTGGCCAAGGCCTCGTATCAGGAGCCGCCGCAAGTGCCGGGTTGGCTCCGCGACCTCACCTACGACCAGTGGCGCGACATCCGCTTCCGCCGCGAGCGGGCCCTGTGGAAGGACCAGAAGCTCCCCTTCCAGGTGCAGTTCTTCCATCCCGGCCTCTATTACGACCGGCCGGTCGCCATCAACGTCGTCAGCGACGGCGGGGTGAAGCCCGTGGCGTTCTCGCCCAACGACTTCGACTACGGCCGCAACGAGTTCGCCAGCCGCGTGCCGCAGAACCTCGGCTACGCCGGCTTCCGGGTCCACGCGCCGATCAAGAAACCCAACTACTACGACGAGGTCATCGTCTTCCTCGGCGCCTCGTACTTCCGCGCCGTCGGCAAGAACGAGGTCTTCGGCATGTCGGCGCGCGCCCTGGCGGTGGACACGGCGCTCTCGTCCGGCGAGGAGTTCCCGTACTTCCGCGAATTCTGGCTGGTGACGCCGAAGCCCAAGGACACCAAGCTGACGATCTACGCGCTGCTCGACAGTCCGAGCATCGCCGGCGCCTATCAGTTCGTGGTCGACCCGGGCGACCCGACGACCGTGGCGGTCGCCGCCCGCCTCTTCCCGCGGCGCAAGATCGAGAAGCTCGGCATCGCGCCGCTCACCACCATGTTCTTCGTCGGCGAGAACAGCCAACGCACCTACGAGGACTTCCGCCCCGAGGTGCACGACTCCGACGGCCTGCTCATCAATTTCAACAGCGGCGAGTGGCTCTGGCGGCCGCTCGACAATCCCCGCACCCTGCAGGTGAGCAGCTTCCGCACCGCGCACCCACTCGGCTTCGGGCTGCTGCAGCGCGACCGCAACTTCGATCACTACCAGGACCTCGAGACCCGTCCCGAGCTGCGGCCGAGCACCTGGGTGGCGCCGCAGGGCGACTGGGGCCAGGGCAGCGTCGAGCTGGTCGAGATCCCCACCAAGGCCGACATCAACGACAACGTGGTCGCCTTCTGGGTGCCCAGCAAACCGCCCGAGCCGGGCCAGATGGGGTCGTACGCCTATACGCTCTACTGGTACACGGACCTGCCGAGCATCTCGCCGAGCGGCCGCGTCGTCGCCACCCGTCGCGACCGCGGCACGGCGGACAATGCCTACCGCTTCGTCATCGACTTCGCCGGCAAGAAACTCGAATCGCTGCCCGAGGACACCGTGCTGCGCGGCGTCGTGACCATCGCCTCGGGCGACGACACCGCCGAGCTGCTCGACCAGCAGGTGGTGAAGAACCCGGTGACCGGCGGCTGGCGCCTCACCTTCCAGATCCGCCCCCTCAAGAGCGATCCGGTGGAGCTCCGGGCCTTCCTCGACCAGGGCGGCAACTCCCTCACCGAGACCTGGTCGGACGTCATCCACCCATGA